Proteins encoded together in one Acanthochromis polyacanthus isolate Apoly-LR-REF ecotype Palm Island chromosome 12, KAUST_Apoly_ChrSc, whole genome shotgun sequence window:
- the LOC127536589 gene encoding balbiani ring protein 3-like isoform X3 codes for MVVRRRCVCVCVCVCVCGGGVCVCVWRWCVCVCVEVVFVCVCVCVWRWCLCVCVCVCVWRWCLCVCVCGGGVCVCVWRWCVCVCVEVVFVCVCVCVWRWCLCVCVWRWCVCVEVVFVCVCVCVWRWCLCVCVCVCVCVCVCVCVCGGGVCVCVCVEVVCVCVCEREREEVVFVSVCVEVVCVCVCDVCVCVRERERRWCLCVCVCVCVCVCVCVCVCEREREREEVVCVCVCVCVCVCVCVCVCERERGGGVCVCVRRWCVCECVCEREEVVFAVVYVFIYTGGDFDLLHAISVGTCVTVGTKNEVQGETVFSWPCCCN; via the exons ATGGTGGtgaggaggaggtgtgtgtgtgtgtgtgtgtgtgtgtgtgtgtgtggaggtggtgtttgtgtgtgtgtgtggaggtggtgtgtgtgtgtgtgtgtggaggtggtgtttgtgtgtgtgtgtgtgtgtgtgtggaggtggtgtttgtgtgtgtgtgtgtgtgtgtgtgtgtggaggtggtgtttgtgtgtgtgtgtgtgtggaggtggtgtgtgtgtgtgtgtgtggaggtggtgtgtgtgtgtgtgtgtggaggtggtgtttgtgtgtgtgtgtgtgtgtgtgtggaggtggtgtttgtgtgtgtgtgtgtggaggtggtgtgtgtgtgtggaggtggtgtttgtgtgtgtgtgtgtgtgtgtgtggaggtggtgtttgtgtgtgtgtgtgtgtgtgtgtgtgtgtgtgtgtgtgtgtgtgtgtgtgtgtggag gtggtgtttgtgtgtgtgtgtgtgtggaggtggtgtgtgtgtgtgtgtgtgagagagagagagaggaggtggtgtttgtgagtgtgtgtgtggaggtggtgtgtgtgtgtgtgt gtgatgtgtgtgtgtgtgtgagagagagagagaggaggtggtgtttgtgtgtgtgtgtgtgtgtgtgtgtgtgtgtgtgtgtgtgtgtgtgtgtgtgtgagagagagagagagagagaggaggtggtgtgtgtgtgtgtgtgtgtgtgtgtgtgtgtgtgtgtgtgtgtgtgtgtgtgtgagagagagagaggaggtggtgtgtgtgtgtgtgtgaggaggtggtgtgtgtgtgagtgtgtgtgtgagagagaggaggtggtgTTTGCAGTtgtgtacgtgtttatctataccggtggggactttgacctacTCCACGCTATCTCAGTGGGGACTTgtgtcacggtggggaccaaaaatgaggtacagggggaaacagtgttttcttggccatgttgttgtaactga
- the LOC127536589 gene encoding keratin-associated protein 5-1-like isoform X5 — MVVRRRCVCVCVCVCVCGGGVCVCVWRWCVCVCVEVVFVCVCVCVWRWCLCVCVCVCVWRWCLCVCVCGGGVCVCVCGGGVCVCVCVCVCVCVCVCVCVEVVFVCVCGGGVCVCVCGGGVCVCVCVCVREREEVVFVSVCVEVVCVCVCVCVCVCVRERERGGGVCECVCGGGVCVCGGDVCVCVRERERRWCLCVCVCVCVCVCVCVCVCEREREREEVVCVCVCVCVCVCVCVCVCERERGGGVCVCVRRWCVCECVCEREEVVFAVVYVFIYTGGDFDLLHAISVGTCVTVGTKNEVQGETVFSWPCCCN; from the exons ATGGTGGtgaggaggaggtgtgtgtgtgtgtgtgtgtgtgtgtgtgtgtgtggaggtggtgtttgtgtgtgtgtgtggaggtggtgtgtgtgtgtgtgtgtggaggtggtgtttgtgtgtgtgtgtgtgtgtgtgtggaggtggtgtttgtgtgtgtgtgtgtgtgtgtgtgtgtggaggtggtgtttgtgtgtgtgtgtgtgtggag gtggtgtttgtgtgtgtgtgtgtggag gtggtgtttgtgtgtgtgtgtgtgtgtgtgtgtgtgtgtgtgtgtgtgtgtgtgtgtgtgtggaggtggtgtttgtgtgtgtgtgtggaggtggtgtttgtgtgtgtgtgtgtggaggtggtgtgtgtgtgtgtgtgtgtgtgtgtgtgagagagagagaggaggtggtgtttgtgagtgtgtgtgtggaggtggtgtgtgtgtgtgtgtgtgtgtgtgtgtgtgtgtgtgtgagagagagagagagaggag gtggtgtttgtgagtgtgtgtgtggaggtggtgtgtgtgtgtgtggaggtgatgtgtgtgtgtgtgtgagagagagagagaggaggtggtgtttgtgtgtgtgtgtgtgtgtgtgtgtgtgtgtgtgtgtgtgtgtgtgtgtgtgtgagagagagagagagagagaggaggtggtgtgtgtgtgtgtgtgtgtgtgtgtgtgtgtgtgtgtgtgtgtgtgtgtgtgtgagagagagagaggaggtggtgtgtgtgtgtgtgtgaggaggtggtgtgtgtgtgagtgtgtgtgtgagagagaggaggtggtgTTTGCAGTtgtgtacgtgtttatctataccggtggggactttgacctacTCCACGCTATCTCAGTGGGGACTTgtgtcacggtggggaccaaaaatgaggtacagggggaaacagtgttttcttggccatgttgttgtaactga
- the LOC127536589 gene encoding balbiani ring protein 3-like isoform X1 translates to MVVRRRCVCVCVCVCVCGGGVCVCVWRWCVCVCVEVVFVCVCVCVWRWCLCVCVCVCVWRWCLCVCVCGGGVCVCVCGGGVCVWRWCLCVCVCVCGGGVCVCVCVCVCVCVCVCVCVEVVFVCVCGGGVCVCVCGGGVCVCVCVCVREREEVVFVSVCVEVVCVCVCVCVCVCVRERERGGGVCECVCGGGVCVCGGDVCVCVRERERRWCLCVCVCVCVCVCVCVCVCEREREREEVVCVCVCVCVCVCVCVCVCERERGGGVCVCVRRWCVCECVCEREEVVFAVVYVFIYTGGDFDLLHAISVGTCVTVGTKNEVQGETVFSWPCCCN, encoded by the exons ATGGTGGtgaggaggaggtgtgtgtgtgtgtgtgtgtgtgtgtgtgtgtgtggaggtggtgtttgtgtgtgtgtgtggaggtggtgtgtgtgtgtgtgtgtggaggtggtgtttgtgtgtgtgtgtgtgtgtgtgtggaggtggtgtttgtgtgtgtgtgtgtgtgtgtgtgtgtggaggtggtgtttgtgtgtgtgtgtgtgtggag gtggtgtttgtgtgtgtgtgtgtggaggtggtgtgtgtgtgtggaggtggtgtttgtgtgtgtgtgtgtgtgtgtgtggaggtggtgtttgtgtgtgtgtgtgtgtgtgtgtgtgtgtgtgtgtgtgtgtgtgtgtgtgtgtggaggtggtgtttgtgtgtgtgtgtggaggtggtgtttgtgtgtgtgtgtgtggaggtggtgtgtgtgtgtgtgtgtgtgtgtgtgtgagagagagagaggaggtggtgtttgtgagtgtgtgtgtggaggtggtgtgtgtgtgtgtgtgtgtgtgtgtgtgtgtgtgtgtgagagagagagagagaggag gtggtgtttgtgagtgtgtgtgtggaggtggtgtgtgtgtgtgtggaggtgatgtgtgtgtgtgtgtgagagagagagagaggaggtggtgtttgtgtgtgtgtgtgtgtgtgtgtgtgtgtgtgtgtgtgtgtgtgtgtgtgtgtgagagagagagagagagagaggaggtggtgtgtgtgtgtgtgtgtgtgtgtgtgtgtgtgtgtgtgtgtgtgtgtgtgtgtgagagagagagaggaggtggtgtgtgtgtgtgtgtgaggaggtggtgtgtgtgtgagtgtgtgtgtgagagagaggaggtggtgTTTGCAGTtgtgtacgtgtttatctataccggtggggactttgacctacTCCACGCTATCTCAGTGGGGACTTgtgtcacggtggggaccaaaaatgaggtacagggggaaacagtgttttcttggccatgttgttgtaactga
- the LOC127536589 gene encoding balbiani ring protein 3-like isoform X2, with protein MVVRRRCVCVCVCVCVCGGGVCVCVWRWCVCVCVEVVFVCVCVCVWRWCLCVCVCVCVWRWCLCVCVCGGGVCVCVWRWCVCVCVEVVFVCVCVCVWRWCLCVCVWRWCVCVEVVFVCVCVCVWRWCLCVCVCVCVCVCVCVCVCGGGVCVCVWRWCLCVCVWRWCVCVCVCVCERERGGGVCECVCGGGVCVCVCVCVCVCERERERRWCLCVCVCVCVCVCVCVCVCEREREREEVVCVCVCVCVCVCVCVCVCERERGGGVCVCVRRWCVCECVCEREEVVFAVVYVFIYTGGDFDLLHAISVGTCVTVGTKNEVQGETVFSWPCCCN; from the exons ATGGTGGtgaggaggaggtgtgtgtgtgtgtgtgtgtgtgtgtgtgtgtgtggaggtggtgtttgtgtgtgtgtgtggaggtggtgtgtgtgtgtgtgtgtggaggtggtgtttgtgtgtgtgtgtgtgtgtgtgtggaggtggtgtttgtgtgtgtgtgtgtgtgtgtgtgtgtggaggtggtgtttgtgtgtgtgtgtgtgtggaggtggtgtgtgtgtgtgtgtgtggaggtggtgtgtgtgtgtgtgtgtggaggtggtgtttgtgtgtgtgtgtgtgtgtgtgtggaggtggtgtttgtgtgtgtgtgtgtggaggtggtgtgtgtgtgtggaggtggtgtttgtgtgtgtgtgtgtgtgtgtgtggaggtggtgtttgtgtgtgtgtgtgtgtgtgtgtgtgtgtgtgtgtgtgtgtgtgtgtgtgtgtggaggtggtgtttgtgtgtgtgtgtggaggtggtgtttgtgtgtgtgtgtgtggaggtggtgtgtgtgtgtgtgtgtgtgtgtgtgtgagagagagagaggaggtggtgtttgtgagtgtgtgtgtggaggtggtgtgtgtgtgtgtgtgtgtgtgtgtgtgtgtgtgtgtgagagagagagagagaggag gtggtgtttgtgtgtgtgtgtgtgtgtgtgtgtgtgtgtgtgtgtgtgtgtgtgtgtgtgtgagagagagagagagagagaggaggtggtgtgtgtgtgtgtgtgtgtgtgtgtgtgtgtgtgtgtgtgtgtgtgtgtgtgtgagagagagagaggaggtggtgtgtgtgtgtgtgtgaggaggtggtgtgtgtgtgagtgtgtgtgtgagagagaggaggtggtgTTTGCAGTtgtgtacgtgtttatctataccggtggggactttgacctacTCCACGCTATCTCAGTGGGGACTTgtgtcacggtggggaccaaaaatgaggtacagggggaaacagtgttttcttggccatgttgttgtaactga
- the LOC127536589 gene encoding keratin-associated protein 5-1-like isoform X7: MVVRRRCVCVCVCVCVCGGGVCVCVWRWCVCVCVEVVFVCVCVCVWRWCLCVCVCVCVWRWCLCVCVCGGGVCVCVCGGGVCVWRWCLCVCVCVCGGGVCVCVCVCVCVCVCVCVCVEVVFVCVCGGGVCVCVCGGGVCVCVCVEVVCVCVCEREREEVVFVSVCVEVVCVCVCDVCVCVRERERRWCLCVCVCVCVCVCVCVCVCEREREREEVVCVCVCVCVCVCVCVCVCERERGGGVCVCVRRWCVCECVCEREEVVFAVVYVFIYTGGDFDLLHAISVGTCVTVGTKNEVQGETVFSWPCCCN; this comes from the exons ATGGTGGtgaggaggaggtgtgtgtgtgtgtgtgtgtgtgtgtgtgtgtgtggaggtggtgtttgtgtgtgtgtgtggaggtggtgtgtgtgtgtgtgtgtggaggtggtgtttgtgtgtgtgtgtgtgtgtgtgtggaggtggtgtttgtgtgtgtgtgtgtgtgtgtgtgtgtggaggtggtgtttgtgtgtgtgtgtgtgtggag gtggtgtttgtgtgtgtgtgtgtggaggtggtgtgtgtgtgtggaggtggtgtttgtgtgtgtgtgtgtgtgtgtgtggaggtggtgtttgtgtgtgtgtgtgtgtgtgtgtgtgtgtgtgtgtgtgtgtgtgtgtgtgtgtggaggtggtgtttgtgtgtgtgtgtggaggtggtgtttgtgtgtgtgtgtgtggag gtggtgtttgtgtgtgtgtgtgtgtggaggtggtgtgtgtgtgtgtgtgtgagagagagagagaggaggtggtgtttgtgagtgtgtgtgtggaggtggtgtgtgtgtgtgtgt gtgatgtgtgtgtgtgtgtgagagagagagagaggaggtggtgtttgtgtgtgtgtgtgtgtgtgtgtgtgtgtgtgtgtgtgtgtgtgtgtgtgtgtgagagagagagagagagagaggaggtggtgtgtgtgtgtgtgtgtgtgtgtgtgtgtgtgtgtgtgtgtgtgtgtgtgtgtgagagagagagaggaggtggtgtgtgtgtgtgtgtgaggaggtggtgtgtgtgtgagtgtgtgtgtgagagagaggaggtggtgTTTGCAGTtgtgtacgtgtttatctataccggtggggactttgacctacTCCACGCTATCTCAGTGGGGACTTgtgtcacggtggggaccaaaaatgaggtacagggggaaacagtgttttcttggccatgttgttgtaactga
- the LOC127536589 gene encoding balbiani ring protein 3-like isoform X9, translating into MVVRRRCVCVCVCVCVCGGGVCVCVWRWCVCVCVEVVFVCVCVCVWRWCLCVCVCVCVWRWCLCVCVCGGGVCVCVWRWCVCVCVEVVFVCVCVCVWRWCLCVCVWRWCVCVEVVFVCVCVCVWRWCLCVCVWRWCVCVCVCVCERERGGGVCECVCGGGVCVCVCVCVCVCERERERRWCLCVCVCVCVCVCVCVCVCEREREREEVVCVCVCVCVCVCVCVCVCERERGGGVCVCVRRWCVCECVCEREEVVFAVVYVFIYTGGDFDLLHAISVGTCVTVGTKNEVQGETVFSWPCCCN; encoded by the exons ATGGTGGtgaggaggaggtgtgtgtgtgtgtgtgtgtgtgtgtgtgtgtgtggaggtggtgtttgtgtgtgtgtgtggaggtggtgtgtgtgtgtgtgtgtggaggtggtgtttgtgtgtgtgtgtgtgtgtgtgtggaggtggtgtttgtgtgtgtgtgtgtgtgtgtgtgtgtggaggtggtgtttgtgtgtgtgtgtgtgtggaggtggtgtgtgtgtgtgtgtgtggaggtggtgtgtgtgtgtgtgtgtggaggtggtgtttgtgtgtgtgtgtgtgtgtgtgtggaggtggtgtttgtgtgtgtgtgtgtggaggtggtgtgtgtgtgtggaggtggtgtttgtgtgtgtgtgtgtgtgtgtgtggag gtggtgtttgtgtgtgtgtgtgtggaggtggtgtgtgtgtgtgtgtgtgtgtgtgtgtgagagagagagaggaggtggtgtttgtgagtgtgtgtgtggaggtggtgtgtgtgtgtgtgtgtgtgtgtgtgtgtgtgtgtgtgagagagagagagagaggag gtggtgtttgtgtgtgtgtgtgtgtgtgtgtgtgtgtgtgtgtgtgtgtgtgtgtgtgtgtgagagagagagagagagagaggaggtggtgtgtgtgtgtgtgtgtgtgtgtgtgtgtgtgtgtgtgtgtgtgtgtgtgtgtgagagagagagaggaggtggtgtgtgtgtgtgtgtgaggaggtggtgtgtgtgtgagtgtgtgtgtgagagagaggaggtggtgTTTGCAGTtgtgtacgtgtttatctataccggtggggactttgacctacTCCACGCTATCTCAGTGGGGACTTgtgtcacggtggggaccaaaaatgaggtacagggggaaacagtgttttcttggccatgttgttgtaactga
- the LOC127536589 gene encoding keratin-associated protein 5-1-like isoform X4, giving the protein MVVRRRCVCVCVCVCVCGGGVCVCVWRWCVCVCVEVVFVCVCVWRWCLCVCVCVCGGGVCVCVCGGGVCVWRWCLCVCVCVCGGGVCVCVCVCVCVCVCVCVCVEVVFVCVCGGGVCVCVCGGGVCVCVCVCVREREEVVFVSVCVEVVCVCVCVCVCVCVRERERGGGVCECVCGGGVCVCGGDVCVCVRERERRWCLCVCVCVCVCVCVCVCVCEREREREEVVCVCVCVCVCVCVCVCVCERERGGGVCVCVRRWCVCECVCEREEVVFAVVYVFIYTGGDFDLLHAISVGTCVTVGTKNEVQGETVFSWPCCCN; this is encoded by the exons ATGGTGGtgaggaggaggtgtgtgtgtgtgtgtgtgtgtgtgtgtgtgtgtggaggtggtgtttgtgtgtgtgtgtggaggtggtgtgtgtgtgtgtgtgtggag gtggtgtttgtgtgtgtgtgtgtgtggag gtggtgtttgtgtgtgtgtgtgtgtgtgtgtggaggtggtgtttgtgtgtgtgtgtgtggaggtggtgtgtgtgtgtggaggtggtgtttgtgtgtgtgtgtgtgtgtgtgtggaggtggtgtttgtgtgtgtgtgtgtgtgtgtgtgtgtgtgtgtgtgtgtgtgtgtgtgtgtgtggaggtggtgtttgtgtgtgtgtgtggaggtggtgtttgtgtgtgtgtgtgtggaggtggtgtgtgtgtgtgtgtgtgtgtgtgtgtgagagagagagaggaggtggtgtttgtgagtgtgtgtgtggaggtggtgtgtgtgtgtgtgtgtgtgtgtgtgtgtgtgtgtgtgagagagagagagagaggag gtggtgtttgtgagtgtgtgtgtggaggtggtgtgtgtgtgtgtggaggtgatgtgtgtgtgtgtgtgagagagagagagaggaggtggtgtttgtgtgtgtgtgtgtgtgtgtgtgtgtgtgtgtgtgtgtgtgtgtgtgtgtgtgagagagagagagagagagaggaggtggtgtgtgtgtgtgtgtgtgtgtgtgtgtgtgtgtgtgtgtgtgtgtgtgtgtgtgagagagagagaggaggtggtgtgtgtgtgtgtgtgaggaggtggtgtgtgtgtgagtgtgtgtgtgagagagaggaggtggtgTTTGCAGTtgtgtacgtgtttatctataccggtggggactttgacctacTCCACGCTATCTCAGTGGGGACTTgtgtcacggtggggaccaaaaatgaggtacagggggaaacagtgttttcttggccatgttgttgtaactga
- the LOC127536589 gene encoding balbiani ring protein 3-like isoform X6, producing the protein MVVRRRCVCVCVCVCVCGGGVCVCVWRWCVCVCVEVVFVCVCVCVWRWCLCVCVCVCVWRWCLCVCVCGGGVCVCVWRWCVCVCVEVVFVCVCVCVWRWCLCVCVWRWCLCVCVCVCVCVCVCVCVCGGGVCVCVWRWCLCVCVWRWCVCVCVCVCERERGGGVCECVCGGGVCVCVCVCVCVCERERERRWCLCVCVCVCVCVCVCVCVCEREREREEVVCVCVCVCVCVCVCVCVCERERGGGVCVCVRRWCVCECVCEREEVVFAVVYVFIYTGGDFDLLHAISVGTCVTVGTKNEVQGETVFSWPCCCN; encoded by the exons ATGGTGGtgaggaggaggtgtgtgtgtgtgtgtgtgtgtgtgtgtgtgtgtggaggtggtgtttgtgtgtgtgtgtggaggtggtgtgtgtgtgtgtgtgtggaggtggtgtttgtgtgtgtgtgtgtgtgtgtgtggaggtggtgtttgtgtgtgtgtgtgtgtgtgtgtgtgtggaggtggtgtttgtgtgtgtgtgtgtgtggaggtggtgtgtgtgtgtgtgtgtggaggtggtgtgtgtgtgtgtgtgtggaggtggtgtttgtgtgtgtgtgtgtgtgtgtgtggaggtggtgtttgtgtgtgtgtgtgtggag gtggtgtttgtgtgtgtgtgtgtgtgtgtgtgtgtgtgtgtgtgtgtgtgtgtgtgtgtgtggaggtggtgtttgtgtgtgtgtgtggaggtggtgtttgtgtgtgtgtgtgtggaggtggtgtgtgtgtgtgtgtgtgtgtgtgtgtgagagagagagaggaggtggtgtttgtgagtgtgtgtgtggaggtggtgtgtgtgtgtgtgtgtgtgtgtgtgtgtgtgtgtgtgagagagagagagagaggag gtggtgtttgtgtgtgtgtgtgtgtgtgtgtgtgtgtgtgtgtgtgtgtgtgtgtgtgtgtgagagagagagagagagagaggaggtggtgtgtgtgtgtgtgtgtgtgtgtgtgtgtgtgtgtgtgtgtgtgtgtgtgtgtgagagagagagaggaggtggtgtgtgtgtgtgtgtgaggaggtggtgtgtgtgtgagtgtgtgtgtgagagagaggaggtggtgTTTGCAGTtgtgtacgtgtttatctataccggtggggactttgacctacTCCACGCTATCTCAGTGGGGACTTgtgtcacggtggggaccaaaaatgaggtacagggggaaacagtgttttcttggccatgttgttgtaactga
- the LOC127536589 gene encoding balbiani ring protein 3-like isoform X8, giving the protein MVVRRRCVCVCVCVCVCGGGVCVCVWRWCVCVCVEVVFVCVCVCVWRWCLCVCVCVCVWRWCLCVCVCGGGVCVCVCGGGVCVWRWCLCVCVCVCGGGVCVCVCGGGVCVCVCVCVREREEVVFVSVCVEVVCVCVCVCVCVCVRERERGGGVCECVCGGGVCVCGGDVCVCVRERERRWCLCVCVCVCVCVCVCVCVCEREREREEVVCVCVCVCVCVCVCVCVCERERGGGVCVCVRRWCVCECVCEREEVVFAVVYVFIYTGGDFDLLHAISVGTCVTVGTKNEVQGETVFSWPCCCN; this is encoded by the exons ATGGTGGtgaggaggaggtgtgtgtgtgtgtgtgtgtgtgtgtgtgtgtgtggaggtggtgtttgtgtgtgtgtgtggaggtggtgtgtgtgtgtgtgtgtggaggtggtgtttgtgtgtgtgtgtgtgtgtgtgtggaggtggtgtttgtgtgtgtgtgtgtgtgtgtgtgtgtggaggtggtgtttgtgtgtgtgtgtgtgtggag gtggtgtttgtgtgtgtgtgtgtggaggtggtgtgtgtgtgtggaggtggtgtttgtgtgtgtgtgtgtgtgtgtgtggag gtggtgtttgtgtgtgtgtgtgtggaggtggtgtgtgtgtgtgtgtgtgtgtgtgtgtgagagagagagaggaggtggtgtttgtgagtgtgtgtgtggaggtggtgtgtgtgtgtgtgtgtgtgtgtgtgtgtgtgtgtgtgagagagagagagagaggag gtggtgtttgtgagtgtgtgtgtggaggtggtgtgtgtgtgtgtggaggtgatgtgtgtgtgtgtgtgagagagagagagaggaggtggtgtttgtgtgtgtgtgtgtgtgtgtgtgtgtgtgtgtgtgtgtgtgtgtgtgtgtgtgagagagagagagagagagaggaggtggtgtgtgtgtgtgtgtgtgtgtgtgtgtgtgtgtgtgtgtgtgtgtgtgtgtgtgagagagagagaggaggtggtgtgtgtgtgtgtgtgaggaggtggtgtgtgtgtgagtgtgtgtgtgagagagaggaggtggtgTTTGCAGTtgtgtacgtgtttatctataccggtggggactttgacctacTCCACGCTATCTCAGTGGGGACTTgtgtcacggtggggaccaaaaatgaggtacagggggaaacagtgttttcttggccatgttgttgtaactga